In Phaeodactylum tricornutum CCAP 1055/1 chromosome 10, whole genome shotgun sequence, a single genomic region encodes these proteins:
- a CDS encoding predicted protein: QGPAGSGKSTYCQAMQEHATTLAGTRRRRIHVANLDPAAEIFQYDTAFDVRDLISVEEVMEELGLGPNGGLLYCMEYLVENLDWLHDELEMFEDDEYLILDCPGQLELYTHVPIMRRILDSMRIWGYESSMVSVFCVDAAFLIDASKFLSGSLLSLSAMVALELPHVNVLTKCDLMPREDVERILGYGKGEERHRHRRLEARRRQRNRLTDAIGQLLDDYAMVSFIPLNLNEEDSIEHVLATVDHAIQYGEDLEIRGAEEDDNNGNPDAH, from the exons CAGGGTCCGGCTGGATCAGGAAAGAGCACGTACTGTCAAGCCATGCAGGAACACGCCACGACTCTGGCCGGTACGCGTCGACGCCGCATTCACGTCGCCAATCTCGATCCGGCGGCCGAAATATTTCAGTACGACACCGCCTTTGACGTCCGGGATTTGATTTCTGTTGAGGAAGTCATGGAAGAACTGGGCCTCGGTCCTAACGGGGGGCTGCTGTACTGTATGGAGTATCTTGTGGAAAATTTGGATTGGCTGCACGATGAATTGGAGAtgttcgaagacgacgaatattTGATTTTGGATTGTCCGGGACAACTGGAGCTCTACACTCACGTGCCGATCATGCGACGAATTCTGGATTCGATGCGAATATGGGGATATGAATCTTCCATGGTCTCCGTTTTTTGTGTCGACGCCGCCTTCTTAATCGACGCCAGTAAATTTTTGTCGGGTAGTCTGTTAAGTCTATCCGCCATGGTGGCGTTGGAGTTGCCCCACGTGAATGTCCTGACGAAATGTGACCTAATGCCGAGAGAAGACGTGGAAAGGATTTTGGGGTACG gaaaaggcgaaGAGCGCCATCGACACAGACGCTTAGAAGCCCGTCGGCGACAGCGAAATCGTTTGACCGATGCTATAGGACAGCTATTGGATGACTACGCTATGGTGAGCTTCATTCCGCTGAATTTGAATGAGGAAGATTCCATCGAGCACGTTTTAGCAACAGTCGATCATGCTATTCAATATGGAGAAGACTTGGAAATCAGGGGtgctgaagaagacgataATAACGGGAACCCCGATGCCCATTAA
- a CDS encoding predicted protein, which yields MYCNMVPQRRGSRRRRRQSHLTQQCTRVVCLLILGKTASQPAEETVAASLPLSQPHLRRRHDNGNTVELVPNATVRLPLHAVAGTHHVTAWMGEPPQAQTLIVDTGSRLTATACEPCSQCGTTHAHPFPHLDPQRSSTLRYTQCGSCLLSGIQECAAEQKCGINQRYTEGSSWTAVEVSDTFVLGGPEISSLEQYVSFTIIFAFGCQQKVRGLFRTQYANGILGLERSDLSLIKRLWKENVIPRESFSLCMTPFEGYIGLGGPLRDKHTESMKYTPFTSTQSWYAVHVVRVFVGDECLTSNDQHDTVVEHALVEAFAEGKGTILDSGTTDTYLPKAVAGRMREIWARLSNTPFQPSSTYAYTYDEFRSLPIVTFELANNVTLQALPKNFMEDLPEPLRPWTGRRKLMNRLYADEAIVLVSPRPYVELRTVHQQRLIKTEAFVKVFFDN from the exons ATGTATTGCAATATGGTACCACAGAGGAGAGGAAgtagaagacgacgacgacaatcgcATTTGACGCAGCAATGTACTCGCGTCGTTTGTCTTCTGATATTGGGGAAAACGGCCTCCCAACCCGCTGAAGAAACGGTCGCCGCCTCGCTACCATTGTCGCAACCACACCTTCGCAGACGTCACGACAACGGTAATACCGTGGAACTTGTTCCGAATGCGACCGTCCGTCTGCCTCTGCACGCCGTCGCGGGTACGCATCACGTGACGGCTTGGATGGGGGAACCGCCGCAGGCGCAAACGCTGATTGTCGACACCGGGTCGCGGTTGACGGCGACCGCGTGCGAGCCCTGTTCGCAATGCGGGACGACGCACGCACACCCGTTCCCCCATTTGGACCCCCAGCGGTCCAGCACGCTGCGATACACGCAGTGTGGATCCTGTCTGCTCAGCGGCATCCAGGAATGCGCAGCGGAACAAAAGTGTGGTATTAATCAAAGGTATACCGAAGGCTCCAGCTGGACAGCAGTGGAAGTCAGCGATACGTTTGTCCTGGGAGGACCGGAAATATCCAGTTTGGAACAGTACGTGAGCTTTACGATTATCTTTGCGTTCGGATGCCAGCAAAAAGTCAGGGGATTGTTCCGAACACAGTACGCCAACGGTATATTGGGTTTGGAACGGTCCGACCTCTCGCTCATTAAGCGATTGTGGAAGGAAAATGTCATTCCTCGCGAGTCGTTCTCCCTATGCATGACACCTTTTGAAGGCTACATTGGACTGGGAGGACCACTACGAGACAAGCATACGGAATCGATGAAATACACGCCGTTCACTTCCACTCAGAGTTGGTATGCTGTCCACGTAGTCCGAGTGTTTGTAGGGGACGAATGCTTGACAAGCAATGACCAGCACGACACTGTTGTCGAGCATGCATTGGTCGAAGCCTTTGCAGAGGGCAAGGGTACTATACTGGACTCGGGAACGACGGACACGTATCTCCCCAAGGCAGTTGCGGGTCGTATGCGAGAAATATGGGCGCGCCTTTCCAACACGCCCTTTCAACCGTCGAGCACGTACGCCTACACATACGATGAGTTTAGATCGCTGCCCATCGTGACCTTTGAGCTCGCCAACAACGTAACCTTACAGGCCCTGCCTAAAAATTTCATGGAAGACCTTCCCGAGCCTTTGCGGCCCTGGACGGGACGGAGGAAACTAATGAACCGCCTGTACGCGGACGAA GCAATCGTTTTGGTGTCGCCCCGGCCCTATGTGGAATTGCGAACAGTACACCAGCAGCGACTCATTAAAACGGAAGCGTTTGTAAAGGTTTTTTTTGACAATTAA